In Candidatus Contubernalis alkalaceticus, the following proteins share a genomic window:
- a CDS encoding IS1634 family transposase, translating into MTADIEMYHCGPAALISALYDQLKIGNTIDEMVYWDPAQCRLSPGTRIKALVINMFGGRKPLYRMDEFYANLDIENLFGKGVIKKDLTDYTLARSLDKLADRGPQEVFSTLCLRAICHEQIKIKYLHNDTTSVSVYGAYNEEDGDDFIITQGHSKAKRPDLNQFLFGLSVTQDKVPVCAEVKSGNTSDKTWNFKFIEKLAENFDPDTLKDIIYVADSSLVTENNLMQIDKHKLKFISRLPGNFSLEKEIKARAWKEDSFIELGTFSDKKDSAVYRVQEFTEELCGKSYRFLVMHSSKLDGRKTRSLEKKLLKRQKELEKAIDELEKNAYACAPDAEAALKAFKKQCGDSIYPVTGEVLAREKRKPGRPGKNTPKEIVYFLKLQYSTDEKEIQKEKERLSCFVLITNLNEYTSSEILKEYKAQSSVETSFKFLKDPFFVGPIYLKNPERVEALAYVLLIALLIFGILERRVREALKKETEPLVIPGKVKTFNPTGKKILQSLEYVLVMTTSNPDRRAFSKSFKVPRVLALAGFEPDIYLDVKDNS; encoded by the coding sequence ATGACTGCTGATATTGAAATGTACCATTGTGGCCCTGCTGCACTAATTTCAGCTCTATATGACCAGTTGAAGATTGGCAATACCATTGATGAAATGGTTTACTGGGATCCGGCACAGTGCCGACTTTCTCCTGGCACAAGAATTAAAGCACTGGTCATCAATATGTTTGGAGGACGCAAACCCCTATATCGAATGGATGAATTTTATGCAAATTTGGATATTGAAAACCTTTTCGGCAAGGGTGTAATCAAAAAAGATCTGACGGACTATACCCTGGCCCGTTCTTTAGATAAACTTGCAGATCGAGGGCCCCAGGAGGTGTTTTCCACCTTATGCCTTAGGGCCATATGTCATGAGCAAATTAAAATAAAGTATTTACACAATGACACAACATCTGTATCTGTGTACGGTGCTTATAACGAAGAAGACGGAGACGACTTTATCATTACGCAAGGACACAGCAAAGCCAAGAGGCCCGATCTTAACCAATTCTTATTTGGCCTTAGTGTAACTCAAGACAAAGTACCGGTCTGTGCGGAGGTAAAAAGCGGAAATACCAGCGATAAGACCTGGAACTTTAAATTTATCGAAAAACTAGCAGAAAATTTTGACCCAGATACTTTAAAAGACATTATATACGTGGCTGACTCATCTCTGGTTACTGAGAATAATTTGATGCAAATCGACAAGCACAAGCTAAAGTTTATTTCCCGACTCCCGGGCAATTTTTCACTGGAAAAAGAAATCAAGGCTAGGGCCTGGAAAGAAGATAGCTTTATAGAACTGGGAACCTTTTCTGATAAAAAAGATTCAGCTGTTTACCGGGTTCAGGAATTTACAGAGGAGCTCTGTGGAAAAAGCTATCGTTTTCTGGTGATGCATTCATCCAAGCTAGACGGTCGTAAAACCCGGTCTCTTGAAAAAAAGCTTCTTAAAAGGCAAAAAGAGCTAGAAAAGGCCATTGACGAACTAGAGAAAAATGCCTATGCCTGTGCACCTGATGCCGAAGCTGCTCTAAAAGCCTTTAAAAAACAGTGCGGGGATTCAATTTATCCCGTAACAGGTGAAGTCTTGGCTCGGGAAAAGCGAAAGCCCGGTCGACCGGGGAAGAATACCCCCAAAGAAATTGTCTATTTTCTTAAGCTTCAGTATTCCACCGATGAAAAAGAGATACAAAAAGAAAAGGAACGTCTGAGTTGTTTTGTGCTAATTACCAACCTGAATGAGTATACATCGTCTGAGATTTTAAAAGAATACAAAGCCCAGAGCAGTGTGGAAACTTCTTTTAAGTTTCTCAAAGACCCGTTTTTTGTCGGTCCTATTTACCTGAAGAACCCGGAACGGGTAGAAGCATTGGCCTATGTTTTGTTAATTGCTCTACTTATATTTGGTATCCTGGAACGTCGAGTCAGGGAAGCATTAAAAAAAGAAACGGAACCACTCGTCATCCCTGGAAAAGTGAAAACATTTAATCCAACCGGTAAAAAGATTCTGCAAAGCCTGGAATATGTGTTGGTAATGACCACTTCAAACCCTGATCGCCGTGCTTTTTCTAAAAGTTTTAAAGTGCCCAGAGTATTAGCACTCGCTGGTTTTGAGCCGGATATTTATCTTGATGTTAAAGATAATTCCTAG
- the dapG gene encoding aspartate kinase → MKIIVQKFGGTSVATPKHREMVVERVKEAIDQGFSPVVVVSAMGRLGEPYATDTLKNLALCVNPDTNLRELDMVMSCGEIISTVVMASTLQAKGIPARAMAGFQAGMHTDGEYAQAEVVKCKPHKIREALEKGEVVVVAGFQGISPDWEINTMGRGGSDTSAVILGAALDAEQVVIFTDVSGVMTADPKMLEDARIIDHLTYSEVCHMAYEGAKVIHPPAVEIAMQHNVSLVIRNPADPGSGTLINNEYSDHGGFHKRRRIITGIAHGHDLAQVKVKFLQNSSVSELDLFQQLAEAKISIDLITVFPEVKVFTVQQPVLPKAEKILTGLGVEYEVIKDCAKVSVVGVGMRNIPGVMAKVVRAFNDQDIKILQTGDSNITISLLINQEDLKKAIKTLHDHFELGKGHNFSAEVY, encoded by the coding sequence ATGAAAATTATAGTACAAAAGTTTGGAGGCACCTCTGTAGCCACTCCTAAACATAGGGAGATGGTGGTGGAGCGGGTCAAGGAGGCTATTGATCAGGGTTTTTCCCCGGTGGTGGTAGTTTCTGCCATGGGAAGATTGGGAGAACCGTATGCCACTGATACCCTTAAGAATCTGGCACTATGCGTAAATCCCGATACCAACTTGAGGGAACTGGATATGGTTATGAGTTGTGGAGAAATTATTTCTACTGTGGTTATGGCCAGTACACTGCAGGCCAAAGGGATTCCCGCCCGGGCCATGGCTGGTTTTCAGGCAGGGATGCACACCGATGGTGAATATGCTCAGGCGGAAGTGGTGAAGTGCAAGCCCCATAAGATTCGGGAAGCCCTGGAGAAGGGGGAAGTGGTAGTGGTTGCCGGTTTTCAAGGAATTTCTCCGGATTGGGAAATTAACACCATGGGCAGGGGTGGAAGTGATACTTCTGCAGTTATCCTGGGAGCAGCCTTGGATGCGGAACAGGTAGTGATTTTCACCGATGTCAGCGGCGTGATGACTGCAGACCCCAAAATGCTGGAGGACGCCCGTATCATAGATCACCTGACCTACAGCGAGGTATGCCATATGGCGTATGAAGGGGCAAAAGTGATCCATCCGCCGGCTGTGGAGATTGCTATGCAGCACAATGTCAGTTTAGTAATCAGAAATCCTGCGGATCCCGGATCCGGCACCCTTATTAACAATGAATACAGCGACCATGGAGGGTTTCATAAACGAAGAAGGATTATTACGGGAATTGCCCACGGACACGATTTGGCCCAGGTAAAAGTAAAATTTTTACAGAACAGCAGCGTTTCTGAGCTGGATCTTTTCCAGCAGCTGGCGGAGGCCAAAATTAGCATTGATCTGATTACGGTTTTTCCCGAAGTAAAGGTCTTTACCGTTCAGCAGCCGGTCTTACCCAAAGCGGAAAAAATTCTTACTGGCTTGGGAGTAGAATATGAGGTGATAAAGGACTGTGCCAAGGTTTCTGTGGTAGGTGTGGGTATGAGGAATATACCCGGAGTTATGGCAAAAGTGGTGAGGGCTTTTAATGATCAGGACATTAAAATACTACAGACCGGTGATTCTAATATTACTATTTCTCTATTAATCAACCAGGAAGATTTAAAAAAAGCAATCAAGACTCTTCACGATCACTTTGAATTGGGAAAGGGCCACAACTTTTCTGCAGAGGTTTATTAA
- a CDS encoding aspartate-semialdehyde dehydrogenase produces MKKYNVAIVGATGMVGQTMLKVLLERNFPMSGLKLLASARSADSTVELEGKEYKIEAAEPAAFEGVDFAFFSAGGDVSLELAPEAVKRGTIVVDNSSAFRMDADVPLVVPEVNPDALVGHKGLIANPNCSTIQLVVALKPLQDISPMKRIVVSTYQAVSGAGKEAVDELVDQCRAVIEGNELVKTMIPHKGAKKNHQIAFNVVPQLDVFLDNDYTKEEMKVVKETRKIMGLPDLGVSSFAVRVPVMNGHSESVNIEFTAPITVEEAREALAKFPGIIVVDNPAELLYPMPWDCNGKDEVFVGRIRKDDSVEHGLNMWVVSDNIRKGAATNSIQIAECIIEKGLC; encoded by the coding sequence ATGAAAAAGTATAACGTGGCTATCGTCGGGGCGACGGGAATGGTTGGGCAGACTATGCTTAAAGTGCTGTTGGAAAGGAATTTTCCCATGTCAGGGTTGAAATTATTGGCTTCAGCCCGCTCTGCTGATTCTACTGTAGAATTGGAGGGCAAGGAATACAAGATTGAGGCAGCAGAACCTGCCGCTTTTGAAGGAGTGGATTTTGCGTTCTTTAGTGCCGGAGGGGATGTCAGTCTGGAACTGGCTCCTGAAGCGGTAAAGAGAGGCACTATTGTGGTGGACAACAGCAGCGCTTTCCGCATGGATGCGGATGTTCCGCTGGTAGTTCCCGAGGTAAACCCCGATGCCCTGGTGGGACATAAGGGCTTGATTGCTAACCCCAACTGCTCCACCATCCAGCTGGTTGTGGCTTTAAAACCTTTACAGGACATTTCTCCCATGAAGAGAATTGTAGTTTCAACTTACCAGGCGGTTTCCGGTGCCGGCAAAGAAGCGGTGGATGAGCTGGTGGACCAGTGCAGGGCAGTAATTGAGGGTAATGAACTGGTAAAAACTATGATCCCCCACAAAGGTGCCAAGAAAAACCATCAGATTGCTTTTAACGTGGTGCCGCAGCTGGATGTATTCCTGGATAATGACTATACCAAGGAAGAGATGAAAGTAGTTAAAGAAACTAGAAAGATTATGGGTCTCCCTGACTTAGGGGTTTCTTCTTTTGCTGTAAGAGTGCCGGTGATGAATGGTCATTCCGAGTCGGTGAATATAGAGTTTACTGCTCCTATTACCGTGGAAGAGGCCCGGGAAGCACTGGCTAAATTCCCCGGAATTATTGTAGTTGACAACCCGGCGGAGCTGTTGTACCCCATGCCATGGGATTGCAATGGAAAAGATGAAGTATTTGTGGGTAGGATTCGTAAAGATGATTCCGTGGAACACGGACTCAACATGTGGGTGGTTTCCGACAATATTCGTAAGGGAGCTGCTACCAACTCTATACAAATTGCTGAGTGCATAATAGAAAAAGGACTTTGCTAG
- a CDS encoding LL-diaminopimelate aminotransferase has protein sequence MKKKAGRIEKLPPYLFAEIDKKIREALDKGVDVIKLGIGDPDRPTPAYIVERMQQEVTLPRNHSYPPDEGLMEFREAVSRYYLRRFGVKLDPQREVLPLIGSKEGIAHISACFVDSGDVNLVPDPGYPVYGIGTLFAGGQTYRMPLLEENSYLPDLSIIPEETARRAKLMFLNYPNNPTGAVAEKGFFEKAVEFAKRYDVVICHDSAYLEISFDGYRPVSFLEASGALECGIEFGSLSKPFNMTGWRVGYAVGNAEVLEALYRYKTNIDSGNFKAVQYAGVEALDNPKALEHMESMQKVYQDRRNVVVEALREAGWTAAAPKASFYVWAPVPQGYTSTDFVSYILEETGVVVTPGSGFGEYGEGYFRIALTVEVERLKEAMDRIKGVVRFKG, from the coding sequence GTGAAAAAAAAAGCAGGACGTATAGAGAAACTACCCCCGTATCTTTTTGCGGAAATCGATAAAAAAATTCGGGAGGCTTTAGATAAAGGCGTGGATGTGATTAAGCTTGGAATTGGAGATCCTGATCGGCCTACCCCGGCATATATTGTGGAACGAATGCAGCAGGAGGTTACACTGCCCCGTAATCACAGTTATCCCCCCGATGAGGGGTTGATGGAGTTTCGGGAGGCGGTAAGCCGTTATTACCTAAGAAGATTCGGGGTGAAATTGGATCCCCAAAGAGAGGTTCTCCCTCTAATCGGTTCTAAAGAAGGAATTGCACATATCTCTGCTTGTTTTGTTGATTCCGGAGATGTTAACCTGGTGCCGGATCCAGGATATCCAGTATACGGTATTGGAACCCTTTTTGCCGGCGGCCAGACTTACCGTATGCCTCTTCTGGAGGAAAACAGTTACCTTCCTGATTTAAGCATAATCCCGGAGGAGACAGCCCGTAGGGCGAAACTGATGTTTTTAAATTATCCTAATAATCCTACCGGTGCCGTGGCAGAAAAAGGCTTTTTTGAAAAAGCCGTAGAGTTTGCTAAGAGATACGATGTGGTAATATGCCACGATTCTGCTTACCTGGAAATTTCCTTTGACGGTTATCGACCAGTGAGCTTCCTGGAGGCCTCGGGAGCCCTGGAATGCGGCATTGAATTCGGTTCCCTGTCCAAGCCCTTTAACATGACCGGCTGGCGGGTAGGTTATGCCGTAGGTAATGCTGAGGTGCTGGAAGCACTTTACCGTTACAAGACCAATATTGATTCCGGTAACTTTAAAGCGGTTCAGTATGCCGGAGTGGAGGCCCTGGACAATCCCAAGGCATTGGAACATATGGAAAGCATGCAGAAGGTTTATCAGGACAGGAGAAACGTGGTGGTGGAAGCACTGCGGGAGGCAGGATGGACTGCTGCTGCCCCTAAAGCTTCTTTCTATGTATGGGCACCGGTCCCCCAGGGATATACTTCCACGGATTTTGTTTCTTACATTCTGGAGGAGACTGGAGTGGTGGTGACCCCCGGCAGCGGGTTTGGGGAATACGGAGAAGGATATTTCCGTATTGCTCTCACCGTAGAGGTGGAGCGGCTCAAAGAGGCTATGGACCGGATTAAAGGTGTTGTGCGTTTTAAAGGATAA
- the dapF gene encoding diaminopimelate epimerase — MKFVKMHGLGNDFIVVEDFSGKIQLSDLQIQKLCHRNFGVGADGLVLILPSQKGDIRMRIFNSDGTEAEMCGNAIRCVARHTYERGLVDKEEVLVETHKGLNLTKVFLVEDQVDSVEVNMGEPVLDSQLVPAQGKDRLILMEDLVLNQLGLTFKITALSMGNPHCVIFVEDGEKMPFNEIGYQIEHHPLFPQKTNVEFVEIISDKEIKMRVWERGVGETLACGTGACASVVASVLNNLTERRVTVYLPGGQLEIYWDEEQKTVFMRGPAERVFNGEVL; from the coding sequence ATGAAATTTGTTAAGATGCACGGACTGGGTAATGATTTTATTGTTGTGGAGGATTTCTCGGGGAAAATTCAGCTTTCTGATTTACAAATACAAAAGCTCTGCCACCGTAATTTTGGCGTTGGGGCTGATGGATTAGTGCTGATCCTTCCCTCTCAAAAGGGAGATATTCGCATGCGTATATTTAACAGCGACGGCACTGAGGCAGAGATGTGCGGCAATGCTATACGCTGTGTGGCTCGGCATACTTATGAGAGAGGTCTGGTGGATAAGGAAGAAGTCCTGGTAGAAACCCACAAAGGTTTAAATCTGACTAAGGTTTTCTTAGTTGAAGATCAGGTGGACAGTGTAGAGGTGAATATGGGGGAACCTGTGTTGGATTCTCAGTTGGTACCTGCCCAGGGAAAAGATAGATTGATCCTCATGGAGGATCTGGTGCTGAACCAGTTGGGACTCACTTTTAAGATTACTGCTCTGTCCATGGGAAATCCCCACTGTGTAATTTTTGTGGAGGACGGTGAGAAAATGCCCTTTAACGAGATTGGGTATCAAATTGAGCATCATCCCCTTTTCCCTCAAAAAACTAATGTGGAATTTGTAGAAATAATAAGCGATAAGGAAATCAAGATGAGGGTCTGGGAGAGGGGCGTGGGGGAAACTCTCGCCTGCGGCACCGGAGCCTGTGCTTCCGTGGTAGCCTCGGTTCTAAACAACCTTACGGAAAGGAGGGTGACGGTTTACCTTCCCGGGGGGCAGTTAGAGATTTACTGGGATGAAGAACAGAAGACAGTATTTATGAGGGGCCCGGCAGAAAGAGTTTTTAATGGTGAAGTTCTGTAG